A single Primulina eburnea isolate SZY01 chromosome 11, ASM2296580v1, whole genome shotgun sequence DNA region contains:
- the LOC140804641 gene encoding zinc finger CCCH domain-containing protein 14-like isoform X1, whose product MQKENTLYDDFANSAAGKSSAAFSSVTAPMHFSRSNPFLSPRSATCLNLNNSYSTLFRNYGSESLSDAASFDGALDSADRQARSSSGILEFQQLYNRYILCIGQLQDSIEDVDVLRRENDSLRVCNADLGRRLFLLTSRDRLLSEFNCLNISSPVSTLPAASIASSRPHIEHNRNEQRSTERVSLPKSIAVRSSGYLKMNRPGQETSRLKSVGHSSPESQRVYVPGSKKEEEALEFEVYNQGMFKTELCNKWQETGACPYRENCQFAHGIKELRPVIRHPRYKTEVCRMVLTGDICPYGHRCHFRHALTEQERLMAAASPQ is encoded by the exons ATGCAGAAGGAGAATACCCTGTACGATGATTTCGCAAACTCCGCCGCCGGGAAATCCTCCGCCGCGTTCTCATCGGTTACGGCGCCGATGCATTTCTCTCGGAGCAATCCGTTTCTATCTCCTAGATCGGCGACGTGCCTGAACCTCAATAACTCCTACTCGACGCTATTTCGGAACTACGGTTCCGAGTCTCTCTCCGACGCGGCCTCCTTTGACGGCGCCCTAGACTCTGCCGATCGTCAGGCGCGCAGTTCCAGCGGTATTCTGGAGTTCCAGCAGCTCTACAACCGCTACATACTTTGTATCGGCCAGCTCCAGGATTCGATCGAGGATGTAGACGTACTTCGCCGCGAGAATGACTCTCTCCGCGTCTGCAATGCCGATCTAGGCCGGCGTCTCTTCCTACTCACCTCTCGCGATCGCCTACTCTCTGAGTTCAACTGCCTCAACATCTCCTCTCCCGTTTCCACTTTGCCTGCAGCTAGCATAGCCTCTTCTCGACCTCATATTGAACACAATCGCAACGAGCAGAGGAGTACCGAAAGAGTGTCTCTTCCGAAGAGCATTGCGGTGCGCTCCAGTGGATATCTGAAGATGAATCGCCCTGGTCAAGAGACGTCTCGCCTGAAATCAGTGGGCCATTCCAGTCCTGAATCG CAACGAGTGTATGTACCGGGGTCCAAAAAAGAAGAGGAAGCGCTAGAATTCGAGGTTTACAACCAAGGGATGTTCAAAACAGAGCTGTGCAACAAATGGCAGGAGACCGGGGCATGTCCCTACAGGGAGAACTGCCAATTCGCTCATGGAATCAAGGAATTACGTCCGGTGATCAGGCATCCACGTTACAAAACTGAGGTCTGCCGCATGGTGCTTACTGGAGACATCTGCCCGTATGGTCACCGCTGCCACTTCCGCCACGCTCTCACCGAGCAGGAGCGGCTCATGGCAGCAGCATCGCCACAATAA
- the LOC140804641 gene encoding zinc finger CCCH domain-containing protein 14-like isoform X2, whose translation MQKENTLYDDFANSAAGKSSAAFSSVTAPMHFSRSNPFLSPRSATCLNLNNSYSTLFRNYGSESLSDAASFDGALDSADRQARSSSGILEFQQLYNRYILCIGQLQDSIEDVDVLRRENDSLRVCNADLGRRLFLLTSRDRLLSEFNCLNISSPVSTLPAASIASSRPHIEHNRNEQRSTERVSLPKSIAVRSSGYLKMNRPGQETSRLKSVGHSSPESQRVYVPGSKKEEEALEFEVYNQGMFKTELCNKWQETGACPYRENCQFAHGIKELRPVIRHPRYKTEVCRMVLTGDICPYVERR comes from the exons ATGCAGAAGGAGAATACCCTGTACGATGATTTCGCAAACTCCGCCGCCGGGAAATCCTCCGCCGCGTTCTCATCGGTTACGGCGCCGATGCATTTCTCTCGGAGCAATCCGTTTCTATCTCCTAGATCGGCGACGTGCCTGAACCTCAATAACTCCTACTCGACGCTATTTCGGAACTACGGTTCCGAGTCTCTCTCCGACGCGGCCTCCTTTGACGGCGCCCTAGACTCTGCCGATCGTCAGGCGCGCAGTTCCAGCGGTATTCTGGAGTTCCAGCAGCTCTACAACCGCTACATACTTTGTATCGGCCAGCTCCAGGATTCGATCGAGGATGTAGACGTACTTCGCCGCGAGAATGACTCTCTCCGCGTCTGCAATGCCGATCTAGGCCGGCGTCTCTTCCTACTCACCTCTCGCGATCGCCTACTCTCTGAGTTCAACTGCCTCAACATCTCCTCTCCCGTTTCCACTTTGCCTGCAGCTAGCATAGCCTCTTCTCGACCTCATATTGAACACAATCGCAACGAGCAGAGGAGTACCGAAAGAGTGTCTCTTCCGAAGAGCATTGCGGTGCGCTCCAGTGGATATCTGAAGATGAATCGCCCTGGTCAAGAGACGTCTCGCCTGAAATCAGTGGGCCATTCCAGTCCTGAATCG CAACGAGTGTATGTACCGGGGTCCAAAAAAGAAGAGGAAGCGCTAGAATTCGAGGTTTACAACCAAGGGATGTTCAAAACAGAGCTGTGCAACAAATGGCAGGAGACCGGGGCATGTCCCTACAGGGAGAACTGCCAATTCGCTCATGGAATCAAGGAATTACGTCCGGTGATCAGGCATCCACGTTACAAAACTGAGGTCTGCCGCATGGTGCTTACTGGAGACATCTGCCCGTATG TCGAGAGACGATAG